The Arcobacter porcinus sequence AGAAAAACTTCTAAAAAAAGCCGACTTATGGCATCAAATCAACAAGTTTTAAGATACGATAGCGAAAGTGTTGAAAATATAAGTGATGAAAGTTCTAAAAAAATTTTAGAAGCAATATCAAAAAATATAAAATCCTATGATGCAATTATTTTATCTGATTATAAAAAAGGTGTTTTAACCGACTCTTTAACTCAAAATATAATTAAAATTGCAAATGAAAATAGTATTAAAGTTTTAGCAGATCCAAAAGGAAAAGATTTTTCTAAATATAAAGGTGCTTATACTTTAACTCCAAATAAAAAAGAGGCAATTGAAGCTACAAATATTGATATCAAAGATGAAAACTCTTTGATTGAAGCTTTAAAAAATTTAAAAGAAAAGTGTGATTTAGATGTTTCACTTATAACTTTAAGCGAACAAGGAATTGCAATATTCGATGAAAAACTTTTTACAAGTCCAACTGTTGCAAGAGAAGTTTTTGATGTAACAGGAGCTGGAGATACGGTTATTGCATCTATTACTTTTGCTCTTTCTTGCGGACTTGATATTAAAAAAGCTCTATATTTTGCAAATTTAGCAGCAGGAGTTGTTGTAGGAAAAATTGGTAGTGCAACTGCATCTTTAGATGAAATCTATGAATATGAATCAAGTTTAAATAAATCAAGTTCATCAAGCCATATAAAAACTTTTGAAGAGATAGAAAAACTTGCACTTAAGTTTCATAGTCAAGGTAAAAAAGTTGTTTTTACAAATGGTTGCTTTGATATTCTTCATGTTGGGCATGTAAAATATCTTCAAGAAGCAAAAAGTTATGGCGATATTTTAATTTTAGGATTAAATGCAGATAGTAGTGTAAAAAAACTAAAAGGAGATTCACGACCAATAAATAATCAAGAAGATAGAGCATATATTTTAGCTTCACTTGAAAGTGTTGATTATGTGGTAATATTTGAAGAAGAGACACCTTATGAATTAATTAAATTAATTCGTCCTCATATTTTGGTAAAAGGTGGAGATTATGAAGGTAAAGATGTTGTTGGGCAAGATATAGCAGATGAGTTAAAACTTGTTCAATTTGTAGATGGAAAAAGCACAACAAATACTATAAAAAGGATAGAAGAAAATGCAAAATGCAATAATTAAAGAGTTTTTAGCTCACCAAGAAACAATAGCAAAAGTAATAGAAACTATGCAAGAACCTCTTTTAGAAGCATCGAAACTTGCAGTTGAAACACTAAGAAATGGTAATAAAATTTTACTTTGTGGAAATGGTGGAAGTGCAGCTGATGCACAACATATTGCTGCTGAATTAACAGGAAGATATAAAACTGAAAGAAAAGGTCTACCTGGAATTGCTCTTACAACTGATACAAGTGCAATAACTGCTATTGGAAATGATTATGGTTATGATAGAGTTTTTGATAGACAAGTTGAAGCTTTAGCAAATAAAGGTGATTTACTTATAGGTATTTCAACTTCTGGAAACTCAAAAAATGTTTTAAATGCTTTAGAAGTAGCAAAAAAAATGGGTTGTAAAACTTTGGGATTAACAGGAAGAGATGGTGGAGCTATGAATGAGCTTTGTGATATAAATTTAGTTGTACCTTCAAATGATACACCAAGAATCCAAGAGATGCATATACTTTTTGCACATACAATTTGTCAAATTATTGACAATGAGTTAAGCTAAATTGTAATCGTTTTGTAATAGTGTAGAGCTATTATTACTCTACCTATTCTATAAGGGTTATTTGATTTTATATCATTTAGCTCGCTTTTTTTATCTATATTCAGGGAAATTTATGAAATTTATTTTTGAACTTCTAAAAACTTACTTACTTTTTGTTGCTCTTTTTCTTTTAGGAAGAGTTGCTTTATATCTAATCTACTTTGATAGATTTAGTGAAATTGCATTTGAACAAACACTTCTTACTTTTATTTATGGTTTAAGAATGGATACAATTGCGATATCAATAATACTTGTAATTCCAACTATTATTTTAGCTATTTCTCCTAAAAATATATCTGGCTTTTCTTCAAAGCTTGTATCATATTTTATTTTAACATTTTTAGTTTTAGCAATATTTATAGAGTGTGCAACTTTCCCATTTTTTGCAGAGTATGACTTAAGACCAAATTATCTGTTTATAGAGTATTTAGAATACCCAAAAGAAGTTAGTAGTTTACTATTTAAAGATTATAAACTTGATATTATTTTTGCTACTATCTTAATTTTTATTTGTATAAAAATTTATCTAAAATCAAATTTTATAAACTTCTCAAAAGTATTTGAAAGTAATTATAAAACAAGATTACTTCTACTTTTACCTCTTTTATTAATATTATTTATTGGAATTCGTTCATCTTTTGCACATAGAGGTGCAAATATTTCTGATGCTCTATATAGTAAAAATAGAGTTCTAAATGAAATTACAAAAAACTCTTTACACTCTTTAGGTTATGCATATTATTCAAACAAAAAATCAGAAAGCAATATTTCAAAATATGGAAAAATTGATTTAAAAACTGCATATGCACTAGCCTCAAATGCTTTAGGTATAAAGTTTGAAGATGAACTAAGACCATTTTATAGAGAAGTTAAAACAATAAACAAAGAAGCCAAGCCAAAAAACTTAGTAATTATCATAGAAGAGAGTTTAGGTGCACAATTTACAGGTTTTATTGGTGGAACAAATCTTACTCCTAATCTTGATAAATTAGCAAATAATCATATATCATTTACAAATCTTTACTCAAATGGTACAAGAAGCATAAGAGGTTTAGCAGCTCTTTCTAGCGGAACTTTACCAATAGCAGGAAATGGTATATTAAAAAGAAATAAATCACAAAATGACTTTTTCACAGTTGCATCTCTTTTAAAACCTTTTGATTATAAATCTAGTTTTATTTATGGTGGTGAAGCTAGGTTTGATAATATGAGATCTTGGTATTTAGGAAATGGTTTTGATACTGTTATTGAAGAAAAAGATTATAAAGACTCAATTTTTAAAAGTACTTGGGGAGTTAGTGATGAAGATTTAATGATAAAAGCAAATGATACTTTTAAAGAACATTTTATAAAAAATGAAAAGTTTGTAAGTGTTGTATTTACATCTTCAAATCATATGCCATTTGAACTTCCTGATGGAAAAATAGAATTTGAAAAAAATATTCCAAGAAATAGTGTTGAGAATGCTATTAAATATGCTGATTTTGCTATTGGAAGATTTTTTGAATTGGCAAAAGAGGAAGAGTATTATAAAAATACTATTTTTGTAGTAGTTGCTGATCATAATGTAAGAGTTTATGGAGATGAAATTGTTCCTATTGATATGTTTCAAATTCCAGCTGCAATTATTGCAGAAGGTGTAAAATCTCAAGTATTTACTAAATTAAGTTCTCAATCTGATATTTTGGCAACAGCTCTTGACCTTTTAGGACTTGATTTATCTTATCCAATTTTAGGGAATTCAATATTTAAAGATAATAAACAAGAGATAAATCTTATGCTTTTTGATGAAACTTTTGCATATAGAAAAGGTAATAAAGTAGCCATTTTAGTACCAAATTTACCTATAAGAACATATATTTATGAAGATAAAAATCTAATAGAAACTGAAGAGGATTTTTTATTAGAGCAAGAGGGATTAGCTCTTATATATGTACTTGATGATATGTATAACAACAAATCATACAAATAGAAGTTCTAAAACTTCTTAATCTCTTTTAAAACATCATTAGCAGTAATAAGTTTCATACAGTTATGATGTTTTAAAGGACAAGCTCTTTTCATACAAGGAGCACATTCAAGATTTTTTGTAACTATTAATCCATTTGGATTGTTCCACTGGTTTGTCTCTGTAAATTTAGTAGGTCCAAAAATTGCAATAGTTTTTACTTTATATGCAGCTGCTATATGCATTGGTCCACTATCATTTGTAATAAATAGTTCAAGTCCAGCAATTTTTTCTATAAGCTCTTTTATAGAAGTTTTTCCAGCAAGATTTTGATAGTTTGTAACTCCATTTTTTATGAGTTCATTTTCTATATCTTTTGCTATATCAACTTCAGATGGTCCACCAAAAATCACAATATCGTACTTTGAGGCAAGGTTTATAGCAACTTTTGAAAACTCTTCAGGATACCATCTTTTTGCACTTCCATAAGTTGCTCCTGGATTTATACCAAGTGTTGCTTTATCATACTTAAATGCTTCAAAATATAGTTTTAAATCCCCTACTTTATTATTAAGATTCAAAAACTTATTTATAAAATCATTATATCTAATTGCAAGATGAATCTCTTTTTTTGTAAGCCTTTTGTATCCTAATTTCTTTTTTGCATTTATAAAAAATAGTAAAAACTTTGAAGTAAAACTTCTTCTAAAAGATATTGCAATATCAAAATCACCTAAACTTTTTGCTAATTTTATGAGATTTAAATATCTATTTCCATCTTTTTTTGTATTATCTACTATTACTTTTTCTATATTTGGATAATCTTTATAGGCTTGTGTAGATACATATGATCCAAGAAGAGTTATTTTTGCTTCTGGATAAGATTTTATAATATTTTCTATAGCTGGAGTCGCCATAATTGCATCTCCAAGCCAAGTTGGAATCTCTATAAATATTTTTTTAATCATTTCCTAAAAGTTCCTTCAAAGCATAAAATTGTGGATATTTTTCTATTTTTCCATCCCTATTATCAACCAAACCATAACCAGGTGCGATTAGTTGATGCCAGTAAACTCTTTTTATTTTTTTAGAATTTCTTGAAATATTAAAATAATCAATCATATATTTTGTATACTCTTCATTTGTCACACACTCTTTTTCACTTGTAGGTGCATAAGGTGCTGTATTTTTTATTGGCCAGTTTGTTTCAGTTATATAAATATCATCACTTAAAGTTTTTGGACTTAATTTAACCAAAGAAAAAAGCATATCAATCTTATTTTTCAGATCAAATATTCCATATTGTTTATTTTGTGGAGCTCCTCTTCTATCTACATAAAGAAGTGCTGAAGTTATATCATATTTTATTTTTTTCATATTGAACATAGCTCTTGCATTATAATAGTACTCAAAATCTATAACTGATGGTCCAAGAAGTTTTATATTTGGAAATTTTTCATCTCTTATTTTCTGTGCTTCCATAAAAAAAGGAATATAATCCTCTTTTATACTAAAAAAACTCCATTTTAGTCTATTTATTGTTGTTCCTATTTGAAACTCATCTGAAATACCTTCAAAGTTTGTGAATATTTCTTCTAAATTATTTTTTAATATATCTATATTTTCAATATTTTCTCTATCTTGAATAATATTTATTAGAATATTCTTTTTTGAATTTATATTAAAACTATTTGCAAAATTAACATAAGATTTTAAATTCTTTATATCAAATAGAGGTACTCTTATAATAAGATTTTTAACCCCTAACTCTTCTATTAAGTCTTGCTGTATATTTTGTCCATCATCTTTATCTAAATTTACTCCAAGACCTATTAAATCTTTATAACTTGTTTGAATTTTTCCTTTAAAAAACTTCATAAAAAGCACTGAAATTGGCAAAATAAATAAAGAAGTAAAAAGCATTTTAATATTATCATTTAAATGGTATTTTCTAACTCTTTTTTTAAACTCTCTATTCTTTATAACTTCAGGCTGATCAGAGTATTTATCCCAAGCAAGAAGATTATCGTAGTGAATATCTGCTTCATTAAAAAACATCTTTTTAGCTTTTTCCCATTGTTGTTTAGTTTTTCTTTTAGCTAAAAATTTAAAAGCTAATCTAATATGAAATTTACAATCTATTTTATATCTTCCACCTAAACCATCAATGACAACCATTTTATATCTATTTTTTTCATACTCTTGAAGTAGTACATTATATAAACTAACATCCACAAACAATATATTATTCTCAAACAAATATATTCTAAGTTCTTTTCCTAATTCCTCAAAATGTTCTTTTGATATAATTTTTTTTTGAAGAGCCTCTTTTACAGTAAGAGATTTCGTTCCATCATAATTAAATATTTTCTCAAAAACTAAACCTTCACCTAAGTTTGTATTAACTTTTCCATAAAATTTAGTTATATGCTCATAAGATATATTTTTATTTTTTAAATATTTAAAATAACTATATTCTAATTCATTTTGGCTATTATTCCCACATGAAATTTTAATAATCTTAGAATCATCACTTGGATGGTCATATACTCTTCTTAAACCACCTTCTCCATAAAATATATCTTTTTCTAAAAAAATCATATCTTTCATAATTCACCTCTAATTTTCTATATACTATTTATCTCTAAAAGTAAATTTCTTTTTTTTCTTTTCTTTCATCATATTTTTTTGTTCTATATTATTATTTTCATCAAAATAAAGTTGTATATATCCACCTATACCTGTTAAATCATTACCAGTCACAAAATAGTCTTCTTTTTTATTAAATTTATTATAAGAAGATTTATATCCTAAAATATTTGCAATTAAATGAGAAATTTGATAATGAGAAATGTATTCAAATTCTTCAAAATGGCTTGAATAATTTTTTTTCGTATTTAAAGAATATAAAAAAAATGGAACTTTATATACTGAACTATTTTCCAGTATTCCATGTCCACTCCTGTTTTTATCTTCTAAACTTGTTGCATGATCTGAAGTAAAAATTATATACGTTGGTTTTTCTGATTTCTTTTCTATTTTCTGAATTAATTTTTCTATCACACTATCTGTATATGCTATACTATTTATATAGTCTATAATATATTCATCTTTCCCTATAGAGTTTTCTTTATTAAAAGGTCTGAAGTCAGTAGGAATAAAATTTAAATATGGAGTATGTGAAGCTCTAAAATTCAAAACTAAAAAATTATTTTTTGTAAAGTCGACAGCATTTATTCTCTCTAATAATGTTTCATCTAATGCTGATTTACTAACATCATTTGTATATGACGTACCATCTTCTAAAATATCTATATTTTTTGTACATAAAAAGTTTTTTATCTCTTTTAATTGTTCTCTAGCTTGTGAACTATAGAAATATGTATTAAATCCATTGTTTTTTGCCATTTTAAATAAACAAGTATTATGTGAAAATATCTGAGGTGTACTATCTGGTTTTTCTAACATATTAAAAAAACTTGGAATTGAAACACTTGTCATAACACCAGAAGATATTGCTTTTTTATATATAAAATTTCTATCTTCTTTTTTATTGTCTAAAAAAGGTGTTGTTTTTAAATCATAACCATATAAAGACATAAAATCTCTATGTGATGATTCTCCCATAATAACAATCAAATTTATATTTGGGTTTTTCTCAATAATATCTGGTGTATCAACTATCTCTTGTTCTAATCCACTTTTTCCTGAAATTTTTTTTGGTATTACATTACCAAAAAGATTTGATAATGTAGTAATTGTATTTGCTACTGGACTATACTCATAATTTGGATTGCTCCATTTTCCATAATCATCATTTATATATATTCTAATTGGTAAAAAGATCAAAAATATCAAGATAATATATCCTAAATATTGTATCTTTATTCTTCTTGAATTAAATCTTTTTATAAAAAAGAAACTTAATAAAAATAGAACTATAACAAGAAGTAAAGGAAAAAATGAAAGATGTATTACAGAAGAAAAAGTAAGATATGTTTCTTTGAATTCAACAAAAAACAATAAGTACTCTGTAGGAAAAATCCAAGTACCATAATAAGAAAAGTGAACAAATTGGAACCATGTAAAAAGTGACATTAAAAAATAAGAACTTATAATCACTCTTAAATTTACAATAGATATAACTAATAAGTGGAAAAAGAATTGCTCAGCAAATCCTCTTAAACTAATTGTTGGGATTAATATATCATTATAAATTCTATAAAATTGTTCAATAGATATAAATAATATGGATATTATTATAGCAAGAATTATATTGTATTTTATTTTCTTAAGTTTGTCATATATCATAGATCATGATTCTCCTCATATAATTTTAAATATTTATAAAATACACCATTTGCACCAGATACACATACCAGTAATCCTATGTATCCATCCAAGAAACCTCTCCTAAATATATAGTTTTTTATAAAAAAATATGTTGCTCTAAAAAAAGCTTTTAAAGGAGTAGATTTTTTCTTATTTTTATAATCATTTGCAAAAATAGAAGAATATTTATCTGTTTTTTGTAAAAAATCAGAAATTGAAGAGTAACTATAATGTTCTACATTCCCTTCTAAAACTTCTAGCTTTAGTCCTTCAATAATTATATCTTCATGAACCATATTATCATTTATTTTAGTCACTTTTTTATTAAACATTCTTTTTATCTTTTGACCACTCCATCCACAGTATTTTACTTGTTTTTCTTTATAATATGCATTGAAATTTAGAAGATATACAGTATCATCTTCTAATTTTTTATTTTGTAAAGTATTTAACAATTTAGAATCTACAACTTCATCGCTATCCAAGATTAAAATCCAATCATTTTTTGCGTAACTAATAGCTTTATTCTTTGTCCAGCCAAATCCCTTGAACTCACCTTCTACTAAATTTACATTTTCAAATTCTTTTGAGTGTTTTATGGTATTATCAGTTGAGCCATTATCATAAACAACAACATCATTAAAATCAACTAAACTTTTTAATGTTTTTTCTATTGTTTTTTCACTATTTTTCGCAATTATTACTACACTTATATTCATTGTTTATCCAATCTTTTAACTAAACCCTTAAGTTTATATTTTAAAATATTAAAAAATCTAAAAATTTCATCATGAGTTTTTAAATTATCTCCATCTATTCTATAAATTGCTCCATTAATTCCATTAAAATCTTTATGTATTGCATTTCCTATTCTAAAATTGTATTGATAATATTTTTTAGACTCTTTTAAAATATTTTGATTGTATTTTCCAAAAGGAAATACAAAACTATCTATTTTTATATTTAACTCTTTTTCTAAAATTGTTTTTGAGCCTTGAAGTTCAATATTTAAATCAACATCTTTTTCAAGTAAATTTACATGAGAATGTGAATGTGAAGCAAAGACAATTAATCCACTATCTCTCATCTCCTTTAACTCCTTATATGTACAAAATGTTGCTTTTTCATAATTATCAAACAAGTCATCATGTTTAAAACTAAGTCTATCTAATTCAGCTTCATCTGTGTCTTTTAAAATATATTTTGTTGGTATTGCTAAAAGTGCTTTAAGATTATATTTTTTCAATAGTGGATAAATAAGAAAATAAAAATCTGCATAAGCATCATCAAAAGTTAAACAAACACTTTTTTGCTCTATTTTTTCACCTGGAAAAATAGTTTTAAAATTTTCTTTTATATATTTTAAATGTTCTTCGAAGATACTTAAATCATTTGAGCAGTAATCACTATTTACATGATGATACATAATACTAATCAACAACTTCTTGTCCTCTTAATCTTTTCTTTAAATTTATTTTTGCTTTATGTTTTTGTGAAAATTTTAAAGCTTTTGAAACTAATTCATTTTCATCTTTTTCCCAAAGTTTTGCATATTCTTTTATTATTACTTTTAAATCTTCATCATTTATCCAAAGTTTTGAAAAATTTTTCATTCTTAAATTTATATTCATATTTAAGAATTTCATTCTATTTATATCTACAACTTTAAATATATAATCATTATTATCTTTTTTTATTAAAATATTCCCAGGACTATAGTCAAGGTGGTAAATATGATTATTATGTAAATCAAAAGTAAATTTTGCAAATGCTTTAAATATATTGTTTTTATTAAAAAATTCTTTATCTCTAATTGGCTCTCTAATCGTAAAATCATAATCAAATTTTTCACTAATAAAATAGCTTTCATTTAGTAATGATTTTTCATAAAACTCAATATATCCGATTGGTATTGGTGTAAATTCTCCAATTTTTAAAGAATATTCGTAAGATTTTTTTGCTTTAGTTGAACGAAAAAATGTATAAACTATTTTATTTATAAAATTTGGAATTTTAAAAGACTTTACTACAAAATCTTTATTTTCATAGTTTATAACTTTTATTTCATTTCTTGCTTTATGAATTATATTCTGACTTTTTACAAAATACTTTTTTATATTCTCTATATAGTTTTCAAAATTTTTAAATTTATTATTTATATTAAATTTAAAATTTTCCATAATTTTTCCTTATTCATAAAATTTATTTATACCATTTTTACAATATGTTAATTTTTTATCAATTGTATTTAATAGTAATATATCATTTTCTTTGAGAGATTTTCTTGAATTTTCATTATGGTATAAATGAAATGCAACAGCTGCAAACTTTAAATATAATCTTTTTTTACCTGCATTTAGCATTCTTATTACAAATTCACTATCTTCTCTTCCCCATCCTACAAAATCATTATTAAATCCATTTACATCTATAATATCACTTTTCCAACACCCAAAATTACAAGTTCTAGTTCCCTTATCACTATTTCTTTCATATGAAAATATTTTTGACAAAATTTTATTTGAAATACAATTTTTTCTATTTTTCAATCCTTTAGAAAATAAACTTGGAAGATAATCATCATTAATTAGTTTTTCACTACAATGAATATCAGTAACAACTCTTCCACCTTGAATAAAATAACCTTTTTTCGCATTTCTCTTATAATCTTCAACAAACTTTTTTGATAGAATCATATCTCCATCTATCATTATAATATAATCTCCAGTTGCTTTTGAAATGGCTTTATTCCTACTCTCAGCTGCTCTAAAGCCCTTATCTTCTTGCCAACTATGAGTTAAAGGTATTGGAAATATTTTCTCCCATTGTTCTATTAATTCCTTTGTATCATTTCTTGATCCATCATCTGCAATAATTACTTCATCAGGCAAAATAGTTTGTTTTGTGATACTTTTTAAAACTACATTTAAAGCTTCTTTCCAATTATATGTTGTTATTATTAAAGATATTTTCATTTAAGCTCTTTTATTTTTTTTTTTGCCCCTGCTATTGAAAAGCTTATAATAAATAAAAACAGCATCAAAGTAAATTTGAAATCCAAATGAGGTTCTGCAATAAATGCAATCATAAACACTGTAATTCCAATTACACTATAGTGCTTTATTGTTTTATCTTCAATTTCTAATTTATATATTTTATAACACATTAAGAGAAATATTAATAACCCAATAAAACCATTTGCAACTAATATCATTAAATATTGATTATGGAAATGTGAGCCATCCAAAAATTCTCTAACATCTTTTGAGAAATATCCATATTCATTTGCATTTAATAACTCATTTGTAGCTAAGGTATGATTACCCACTCCGTATCCAAATAAAGGTTTATTTTTAATTGCATCATAAGTTATAATCCAGAAACTTGCTCGAAGTCCCCATGAACTATAAAAATCATTTTTATCAATAGCTTTGTTTACATCTGAAATTGCATGATCAACTCTTATTTTAAATTGGTCTATACCAAAATAAGAACTAAAAGCTATAAATATAAAGAAAAATGTACTAAGAAAAAAAGACTTAATTGAAATTTTATACCTCATAATAAATATAATAAATAAAGTAAAAAAGAAAGCTAGTTGACCTGTTCTTCCAGTTGATATCATTAAATTTATCATTGTAATTAGAAAAAATAGAAATAAAAAAAATTTTGTTCTAATTGAATCATCTTCAAATAAGAATTTATACAAAAGAATAAGTGAAGTAAAAGCTAAGAAAACACTATATCTAATAGTATTCATAAAAGGTGCAGGAGCTGTAGGAGAAGATCCTTTTAAACTCCAAAACTCAAAAAAGATACCATATGAGATTATTTCACTAATAAACATACCTACTAAAAAAGAACCAATTATCTTATGTATCCATTGTTTTTCAATTAAAACTACAAGTATAGGAACTAAAAGCCAATAACAATATTTACCTAAAAGACTTAAAGTATTCTCATTTATATCAATAAATAAACAACTGATAAATATATACAATAAAAATATACTTATATATATAAAAATCTTATTGCTTTTTATTATATATAAAGAATTTCTATAGTCTCTTTTAAAAATAATAAGTATTACAAACCAAAAAATAAAAAAACTTATTGCAGCCTTTGACAATGGTAATACTAGTGCAAACACTATTAATGAATAATAAACTATTTTATTAAAATCTAATACCATGTTTTTATTTAATCTCATTGAAATCCTTTTATCTTTTACTTGTTAAATCTACTAATTTCTTTTAACGCTTCTTTATATATTTCTTTATATATTTCTTTATTCTTTATATCATTATTTCTATTATTATATATTCTATATTGACCAATATCAGATATCTCAAAAATTTCTTCTCCTGTTATTATTGCATATTTACTATAACTAGAAGATAAAATCCAATTTCTATTTTTATCATATTTATAAAGGTCAACTCCACTAGAATAATCTTTTATATCATTTAGTATTCCTAAATGGTTTTTTAAAAGTGTTGGTACAATATCATTATGTGTTGTTAAAAATGATTTATTTATAGATAATAGAC is a genomic window containing:
- a CDS encoding YrbL family protein, whose translation is MKDMIFLEKDIFYGEGGLRRVYDHPSDDSKIIKISCGNNSQNELEYSYFKYLKNKNISYEHITKFYGKVNTNLGEGLVFEKIFNYDGTKSLTVKEALQKKIISKEHFEELGKELRIYLFENNILFVDVSLYNVLLQEYEKNRYKMVVIDGLGGRYKIDCKFHIRLAFKFLAKRKTKQQWEKAKKMFFNEADIHYDNLLAWDKYSDQPEVIKNREFKKRVRKYHLNDNIKMLFTSLFILPISVLFMKFFKGKIQTSYKDLIGLGVNLDKDDGQNIQQDLIEELGVKNLIIRVPLFDIKNLKSYVNFANSFNINSKKNILINIIQDRENIENIDILKNNLEEIFTNFEGISDEFQIGTTINRLKWSFFSIKEDYIPFFMEAQKIRDEKFPNIKLLGPSVIDFEYYYNARAMFNMKKIKYDITSALLYVDRRGAPQNKQYGIFDLKNKIDMLFSLVKLSPKTLSDDIYITETNWPIKNTAPYAPTSEKECVTNEEYTKYMIDYFNISRNSKKIKRVYWHQLIAPGYGLVDNRDGKIEKYPQFYALKELLGND
- a CDS encoding glycosyltransferase family 9 protein → MIKKIFIEIPTWLGDAIMATPAIENIIKSYPEAKITLLGSYVSTQAYKDYPNIEKVIVDNTKKDGNRYLNLIKLAKSLGDFDIAISFRRSFTSKFLLFFINAKKKLGYKRLTKKEIHLAIRYNDFINKFLNLNNKVGDLKLYFEAFKYDKATLGINPGATYGSAKRWYPEEFSKVAINLASKYDIVIFGGPSEVDIAKDIENELIKNGVTNYQNLAGKTSIKELIEKIAGLELFITNDSGPMHIAAAYKVKTIAIFGPTKFTETNQWNNPNGLIVTKNLECAPCMKRACPLKHHNCMKLITANDVLKEIKKF
- a CDS encoding glycosyltransferase family 2 protein, which encodes MNISVVIIAKNSEKTIEKTLKSLVDFNDVVVYDNGSTDNTIKHSKEFENVNLVEGEFKGFGWTKNKAISYAKNDWILILDSDEVVDSKLLNTLQNKKLEDDTVYLLNFNAYYKEKQVKYCGWSGQKIKRMFNKKVTKINDNMVHEDIIIEGLKLEVLEGNVEHYSYSSISDFLQKTDKYSSIFANDYKNKKKSTPLKAFFRATYFFIKNYIFRRGFLDGYIGLLVCVSGANGVFYKYLKLYEENHDL
- a CDS encoding phosphoethanolamine transferase — its product is MIYDKLKKIKYNIILAIIISILFISIEQFYRIYNDILIPTISLRGFAEQFFFHLLVISIVNLRVIISSYFLMSLFTWFQFVHFSYYGTWIFPTEYLLFFVEFKETYLTFSSVIHLSFFPLLLVIVLFLLSFFFIKRFNSRRIKIQYLGYIILIFLIFLPIRIYINDDYGKWSNPNYEYSPVANTITTLSNLFGNVIPKKISGKSGLEQEIVDTPDIIEKNPNINLIVIMGESSHRDFMSLYGYDLKTTPFLDNKKEDRNFIYKKAISSGVMTSVSIPSFFNMLEKPDSTPQIFSHNTCLFKMAKNNGFNTYFYSSQAREQLKEIKNFLCTKNIDILEDGTSYTNDVSKSALDETLLERINAVDFTKNNFLVLNFRASHTPYLNFIPTDFRPFNKENSIGKDEYIIDYINSIAYTDSVIEKLIQKIEKKSEKPTYIIFTSDHATSLEDKNRSGHGILENSSVYKVPFFLYSLNTKKNYSSHFEEFEYISHYQISHLIANILGYKSSYNKFNKKEDYFVTGNDLTGIGGYIQLYFDENNNIEQKNMMKEKKKKKFTFRDK
- the rfaE1 gene encoding D-glycero-beta-D-manno-heptose-7-phosphate kinase, coding for MIDISKKPNILVVGDLMIDHYLWGSCDRISPEAPVQVVNVKKESATLGGAGNVINNLVALGSKVEVISVIGDDSVANELKILLEKIGVNSNNLVIEENRKTSKKSRLMASNQQVLRYDSESVENISDESSKKILEAISKNIKSYDAIILSDYKKGVLTDSLTQNIIKIANENSIKVLADPKGKDFSKYKGAYTLTPNKKEAIEATNIDIKDENSLIEALKNLKEKCDLDVSLITLSEQGIAIFDEKLFTSPTVAREVFDVTGAGDTVIASITFALSCGLDIKKALYFANLAAGVVVGKIGSATASLDEIYEYESSLNKSSSSSHIKTFEEIEKLALKFHSQGKKVVFTNGCFDILHVGHVKYLQEAKSYGDILILGLNADSSVKKLKGDSRPINNQEDRAYILASLESVDYVVIFEEETPYELIKLIRPHILVKGGDYEGKDVVGQDIADELKLVQFVDGKSTTNTIKRIEENAKCNN
- the gmhA gene encoding D-sedoheptulose 7-phosphate isomerase, translated to MQNAIIKEFLAHQETIAKVIETMQEPLLEASKLAVETLRNGNKILLCGNGGSAADAQHIAAELTGRYKTERKGLPGIALTTDTSAITAIGNDYGYDRVFDRQVEALANKGDLLIGISTSGNSKNVLNALEVAKKMGCKTLGLTGRDGGAMNELCDINLVVPSNDTPRIQEMHILFAHTICQIIDNELS
- a CDS encoding LTA synthase family protein, encoding MKFIFELLKTYLLFVALFLLGRVALYLIYFDRFSEIAFEQTLLTFIYGLRMDTIAISIILVIPTIILAISPKNISGFSSKLVSYFILTFLVLAIFIECATFPFFAEYDLRPNYLFIEYLEYPKEVSSLLFKDYKLDIIFATILIFICIKIYLKSNFINFSKVFESNYKTRLLLLLPLLLILFIGIRSSFAHRGANISDALYSKNRVLNEITKNSLHSLGYAYYSNKKSESNISKYGKIDLKTAYALASNALGIKFEDELRPFYREVKTINKEAKPKNLVIIIEESLGAQFTGFIGGTNLTPNLDKLANNHISFTNLYSNGTRSIRGLAALSSGTLPIAGNGILKRNKSQNDFFTVASLLKPFDYKSSFIYGGEARFDNMRSWYLGNGFDTVIEEKDYKDSIFKSTWGVSDEDLMIKANDTFKEHFIKNEKFVSVVFTSSNHMPFELPDGKIEFEKNIPRNSVENAIKYADFAIGRFFELAKEEEYYKNTIFVVVADHNVRVYGDEIVPIDMFQIPAAIIAEGVKSQVFTKLSSQSDILATALDLLGLDLSYPILGNSIFKDNKQEINLMLFDETFAYRKGNKVAILVPNLPIRTYIYEDKNLIETEEDFLLEQEGLALIYVLDDMYNNKSYK